AAAAACGGGGAGTTCTCCCTTCTTCGGTGCCTTTCTCTGTGTCTCTGGGTGAGCCCCTTCAGTAGAAGCCTGTCGCGCCGGTAAGCCCGTCTCCAGGGGCATTTTCATCGTACCCCTTGCACCTCACGCTACGTGAGGTTGTAGAGTGGTGCCGTGGCCACACAGAACACGGAGCGGATGCGATGAAGGCGAGCGGGTGGAAGGTAGGGGAGCTGGCGCGGCGTACGGGGCTTACCGTCCGCACGCTGCACCACTACGACGAGGTGGGGCTGCTGCGGCCAGGACGCCGCACGCCGGCCGGGCACCGCCTGTACGGCGACGACGAAGTCGAGCGGCTCCACCGCATCCAGTCGCTGCGGCGGCTGGGATGGGGGCTGGACGAGATCCGCGGGATGCTGGACGACCCACGTTTCTCCCCCGCCCACGTGGTGGAGCTCCACCTGGAACGCGTTCGCGAGCAGATCCGCCTCCAGCAGCGGCTGTGCGAGCGGCTGGAGGAGATCGCGTCCCGGCTCCGCGCGGCGGAAACGGTTTCCGCCGACGAGCTCATTCAAACGATCGAGGCGATGACCATGTTCGAGAAATACTACACCCCGGAGCAGATGGAAGAGCTGCGTCAGCGCCGCGAGCAGGTGGGCGAGGAGCGCATCCGCGAGGTGGAGGCCGAGTGGCCGCGGCTGATGGACGAGGTGCGCGCCGAGATGGAGCGTGGCACCGACCCCGCCGACGAGCGCGTGCAGGCGCTGGCCCGGCGCTGGATGGGGCTGGTGCAGGAGTTCACCGGCGGCAACCCCGGCATCGAGCGCTCGCTGGGCAACGTGTACCGCGAGGAATCCACGGTGCACGGGATGGACGTGGCCGGCATGCGCCCGCTGATGGAGTACGTGCAGCGGGCGATGGCGGCCGGTAGGGGATAGCGGACCGCCGGACCATGTGAGGAAAGGGGCGCACCCGGGTGGGTGCGCCCCTTTCGTTCATCCTGCCGGGCTGGCTCAGTGGCTGGCCGGAGCCGCCGAGTCGGTGCCCGCCGCCGGGGCGGCGGTGGTGCCCGCGGCCGCCGCGGAGTCCGCGGGCATGGCCGGGGTCGCGGCCGGGTCGGTCACCGGGGCGGTCGCCGCCGGATCGGTCGTCGCCGGGGCGGAGCTGGCCGCCGGATCGGTGGTCGCGCCCGTGTTGTTGTTGTCGGCATCCTTGTCGCCGCAGGCGGCGAGGGCGGCGAGGGCGAGTACCGTGAGGAGCTGCTTCATGGGGAGCCTCGTTTGCTCGGGGTTGGTCCACCGCAGCGCGCTCATCGCGCTCGGTCGGCTTCTCTTAAGGCAACGGGCGTGCTCGACGTGCCGCATGCCGAAAAGCGAGCAACCATGCGGTTTTTCGGTGGTTAAGAGCCTAACGGGAGGGTGTTCCGAGGGTGTCCGAACGGGTTCAGAGAACGGAAACGGTTGTTCTCTGAACGGGCTCAACCCTTCAGCCAGTCCATGACCAGCCGGTAAGAGATGGAATAGTTGGATGGGAATCGAAAGGTGCCGTCGGCGAGCCCGCGGTAGACCTCGTCGCGGGTAAACCAGCGCACCTCCTCCATCTCGTCCTCGATGCGGATCTCGTCGGCGAGCGCCGCGGCGGTGAAGCCGATCATCAGCGAGCCGGGAAAGGGCCACGGCTGCGAGGAGTGGTAGCGCACGTCCGT
This sequence is a window from Longimicrobium sp.. Protein-coding genes within it:
- a CDS encoding MerR family transcriptional regulator, with amino-acid sequence MKASGWKVGELARRTGLTVRTLHHYDEVGLLRPGRRTPAGHRLYGDDEVERLHRIQSLRRLGWGLDEIRGMLDDPRFSPAHVVELHLERVREQIRLQQRLCERLEEIASRLRAAETVSADELIQTIEAMTMFEKYYTPEQMEELRQRREQVGEERIREVEAEWPRLMDEVRAEMERGTDPADERVQALARRWMGLVQEFTGGNPGIERSLGNVYREESTVHGMDVAGMRPLMEYVQRAMAAGRG